AACCAGGACAAAGGGGCGGACTTGGTGGCGACGTTCCGCGTCGCGGAAGCATTTGAGATCGTCATTGCCATTCAGGCGAAGCACTGGCAGCCTTCTCCCCCTGTCGGAAAGGACGTCATCGCGCAAACCATCTCCGGCATCGAAGCGGAAGAGGCCGACTTCGGAATGGTCATCACGACCGGCACTTTCTCAGCGGACGCAGAATTCACGGCGGAATCGTACTTCAAAGACGAGGGCGTCCGTATCCGACTGATCGACGGTGAGCAGTTTGCCAAGTTTATCGTTGAACACGGGATCAGGCTCACGTTGGGCAGCGAAGTGCAGCGGCGGTAGATTCCCGCGGGCAACATTTGGGTCGCATCTAAACTGAGTGGAAAGTTGAGTGCGGTGGCCGCCGTGCACCGTCATCGCCAAGCCACTCCCACCGTCTCTCTCGACGCGCCGAAGGAGCGGGTAGAACTCCTTTTTGCGTTGTGGACCCCGGCGGAGCCGATACCATATCCTGTAGGGCTGTACACTCAGCCTCGGGGTGGGGTCGGCGGTGGAGTTGCCGCGTTCGTCCTGCTCCGTAAGTCCTGTAGCGCCCGACGGTTGGACATGGAGGTCTTGCCCGAATCATGCGACTGGCCCGACTCAAACTGCACGGTTTCAAGTCCTTCGCCGACGCGACCGAGTTTCGCTTCGACGATCCCATCACCTGCATCGTCGGGCCCAACGGCTGCGGCAAGAGCAACGTCGTGGACGCCATCAAGTGGGTCCTGGGCGAGCGGTCGGCCAAGAGCCTGCGCGGCGAGCAGATGATGGATGTCATCTTCGCTGGCACGACCAGCCGGCCCTCGATGAACATGGCCGAGGTCGTGCTGACCTTCGAGAACCCCCTGCTCGACGCAGCCAGCGGCAAGCGCGAACTGCCGGTGGAGAGCGAACTGGTCGATGTCGGCCGGCGGCTGTATCGCGACGGCACGAGCGAGTATCTCATCAACAACGCCAAGGCGCGTCTCAAGGATGTGCGCGACCTGTTTCTCGATACCGGCATCGGGGCCGACGCCTACTCGATCATCGAGCAGGGCAAGGTCGATGCCATGCTCACGAGCAACCCCGTCGAACGCCGGACCATCTTTGAAGAAGCCGCAGGCGTGGCCAAGTTCAAGGTGCGGCGGATCGAGGCGATGCGGCGGCTCGAGCGCACCGAAGTCAACCTGACGCGCTGCAGAGAGCAACTCGACAACGCTGAGCGCCGGCTGCGGATCGTCAAGGGCCAGGCGGCCAAGGCGCGGACGTTCAAGGGACTCGACGACGAGTTGCGGGCCCTGCGCGCGGCGCATCTGCTCGATCTGTATCACGAATTGCACGAGACCATCGACGGGCTGACGTCGGAGCTGAGCCACCTCGAAGCCGACCGGACCAGCGTGATGGACCGCGTGCACGAACTCGAAGAAGCGCGGCAGGATGCGAACATCGAGCGCGACCGGCTGCAGACGCGCTGCACGGAACTCGAGCAGGACCGGCTGCAACTGCAGGCGCGGCGGGACCAGGCCGAGCAGCGGCGGGCCATGACCATCAAGGCGCGCGATGAAGCGCAGGCGGAGATCGGCGCCGAGCAGCGCCGGCTGGGCGAACTGGATGCGAAGATCGACCAGTTGCGCCGCGGCGTGGTGGATCACGAACAGTCGCACGAAGCGCTGGCCAGGGCCCGAAGCGACGCCGAGCGCGCTGTCGAGGCGGCGCTGGCGAGGCGGGCCGAGTGCGATGCGGCGCTGAACGAGTTGAACCGGCGCCTCAGTGAGATGCAGCGCACCCTTTCGGGTATCGAGCGCGAGATCGTCTCGCAGGCGGCGTCGATCGAGGCGATCGATCATCGGCTCGCCGAACTGCAGCAGCAGGCCGAACAGATCGAAAGCCGTCGCGGCGAGATCGAGTCGCGCCTGACGGCGCTGGCCGACCAGGCGGCCGAAGCGGCCCGGCGAGCCGACGCGGCTGACGCGCAGATCGAACAACTCGAGGCGCAACAGGTCGAGCACGAGCGGCAGGCCCAGAGCCTCAGCGGGCGGCAGCGTTCGTTGAGTGAAACGCTGGGCAACCTGGAGCAGGAGCGCGCCGGGCTCGAGGCCCGCCGGCGAACGCTCAAGGAGATGCTCGACAGCGGCACCGAACTGGGCGAAGCGGTGCGCGGCGTGCTGCGGCAGCGGCACGAAGGATCGGGCTTTCAGTTCGTGCGCGGCCTGCTTGCCGACGGCATCGAGACGGACATCCAGCACGCGGCCGCGGTCGAAGCGGCGCTGGGCACACTGCTCCAGGCGATGGTGGTCGGCAGCCTGACGGAAGTCATCGAAGCGCAGGCGGATCTTGAGGCGCTGTCGGGTCGGATCACCTTCCTGCCGCTGCGCGTGTTCGGAGATGAAGCGACATCGCAAGCGGTCGCGCTGCCATTGATCGAGGGGGCGCGATCGTTGCTCTCGGTGGTGCGCGTGCCCGATGAGTGGATGGGGCTGGCGACTCGGCTCTTTGCGCGGACGATCATCGTGGACACGCTCGACAGCGCCCTGCTGCTGGCCGCCGGGCCGATGCGCGAGTGCCGATTCGTGACGGCCGGCGGCACCGTGCTGGAGACGGACGGCCGGATCATCGCCGGGCCGAATTCAGCCGAGGGCACGGGCGCCGGGCTCATCGTCCATCGAATCGAAATGAACAGCCTCGCCGAGCAGGTGGAGGCTCTCACCACGCGGATCGAGGCGCTGCGCGTCGAACTGGCCGCGATCGACAACGAGGCGGCGGCTCTCGACCAGCGGCGCTCGGCGCTTGGTCAGAGTCTCTTTGAAACGCGCAGCGCGCGGAACAAGGCCTCGCACGACGCCGAGCGATTCGAGGCCGAAAGCCAGCGGGCCCAGCGCGATGGGCAACGGCTCGATGAAGAACTCAGTGCGGCCCGCTCGCGCCGAGATGAACTGACCGCCAGCCGGGCCCAGAAGCAGGAGCATCTCGACTCGCTGGAGCGATTGCGCGAAGACGAGGCCGCGGCGCAGGCGTCTCTGCGCGAGCAACTGGAGTCGGCAGAGCAGAATGCCGCGGAGACCGCGGAGTCGCTCACGACGCGCCGCGTCGAGGCGAGCCAGGCCAGCGAGCGGCTGGCGGCGTCGGACCGCGAACGCCGACAACTCGAAGCAGCCGTGCAGGAGCAGCAGCGGCAGCGGAGCATGCTCGAAGCGGCGCTCAAGCAGCGAACAGGCAGGATCATCGAGTTTGAGCGGGTCATCGATGAAGCCGTGTTCGAGGCCGAAGAATGCACGAAAACCCTCGGTGAGTCGGAGGGGCTGCTGGAACAACTTTCAGCCCAGCGCCAGGCTTGCCAGGCCAACGTCGTCGAACTGGGTGATGCGCTCAACGCCGCGAGGCAGCGATTGTCCATCGTCGAGCGCAACTACCACGCCGTGGAACTGAGCAAGCGAGAAAACGAAGTCAAGCGCGAGCATCTCGAGCAGAGCAGCGCTGATGACCTGTCGCTCGATCTGCCGAGCGAGTACCCCGAGTACCGCCTGATGATGCAGTCGGGCGACGTGCTGGCAGTCGATCGCGAGCAGGCGACGGCACGGATCGACGAACTGCGCGGCGCCATCAAGCGCCTGGGCAACGTTAACCTCGATGCGATCGAAGAAGAGAAGGAACTCGTCGATCGCAACGAGGATCTCGTGCGGCAGGTCGGCGATCTCGATGCGGCACGCGGCCAACTCATCGAACTCATCGAGGAACTGAGCAACCTCAGCCGCGAGCGATTCAAGGAGACGTTCGAGACCATCCGCGAGAACTTTGCAGGCACCAACGGTATGTTCCGGCGCGTGTTCGGCGGGGGCAAGGCGGACATGCACCTCATCCCCAACGAAGAGACGGGCGAAGTGGACTGGCTCGAATCAGGCATCGACATCGTCGCCAAGCCGCCCGGCAAGGAGCCGCGCTCGATCAAACTGCTCAGCGGTGGCGAGAAGACGATGACGAGCGTGGCCCTGGTGATGGCGATTTTCCAGAGCAAACCCAGCCCCTTCTGCCTGCTCGACGAAGTGGATGCGGCGCTGGATGACGCCAACGTCGAACGGTTCTGCGGCGTGCTGCACACTTTCCTCGATCGCAGCCACTTTGTGATCATCACCCATAACAAGCGCACCATGCAGGCGGGCGACCAGTTGTATGGCGTAACGATGCAGGAGCGCGGCGTGTCCAAGCGCGTCGCGGTCCGCTTCGACCAGGTCGGCGCCGACGGGCACATCTCAAAAGAAGCGCTCAAGGAAGCCGAGGCGACGGTCTCCGTCGGCGGCGCCGCCGCGGGCGAAGAGATGGACGGGCCGATGGTCGAGACCGTCTCGCGGTCCGGCGCCGCGATGCAGAACTGACGGATGCCGAGGCGCAATCGTCTGACCCGCGACTAGC
This sequence is a window from Phycisphaerales bacterium. Protein-coding genes within it:
- the smc gene encoding chromosome segregation protein SMC, producing the protein MRLARLKLHGFKSFADATEFRFDDPITCIVGPNGCGKSNVVDAIKWVLGERSAKSLRGEQMMDVIFAGTTSRPSMNMAEVVLTFENPLLDAASGKRELPVESELVDVGRRLYRDGTSEYLINNAKARLKDVRDLFLDTGIGADAYSIIEQGKVDAMLTSNPVERRTIFEEAAGVAKFKVRRIEAMRRLERTEVNLTRCREQLDNAERRLRIVKGQAAKARTFKGLDDELRALRAAHLLDLYHELHETIDGLTSELSHLEADRTSVMDRVHELEEARQDANIERDRLQTRCTELEQDRLQLQARRDQAEQRRAMTIKARDEAQAEIGAEQRRLGELDAKIDQLRRGVVDHEQSHEALARARSDAERAVEAALARRAECDAALNELNRRLSEMQRTLSGIEREIVSQAASIEAIDHRLAELQQQAEQIESRRGEIESRLTALADQAAEAARRADAADAQIEQLEAQQVEHERQAQSLSGRQRSLSETLGNLEQERAGLEARRRTLKEMLDSGTELGEAVRGVLRQRHEGSGFQFVRGLLADGIETDIQHAAAVEAALGTLLQAMVVGSLTEVIEAQADLEALSGRITFLPLRVFGDEATSQAVALPLIEGARSLLSVVRVPDEWMGLATRLFARTIIVDTLDSALLLAAGPMRECRFVTAGGTVLETDGRIIAGPNSAEGTGAGLIVHRIEMNSLAEQVEALTTRIEALRVELAAIDNEAAALDQRRSALGQSLFETRSARNKASHDAERFEAESQRAQRDGQRLDEELSAARSRRDELTASRAQKQEHLDSLERLREDEAAAQASLREQLESAEQNAAETAESLTTRRVEASQASERLAASDRERRQLEAAVQEQQRQRSMLEAALKQRTGRIIEFERVIDEAVFEAEECTKTLGESEGLLEQLSAQRQACQANVVELGDALNAARQRLSIVERNYHAVELSKRENEVKREHLEQSSADDLSLDLPSEYPEYRLMMQSGDVLAVDREQATARIDELRGAIKRLGNVNLDAIEEEKELVDRNEDLVRQVGDLDAARGQLIELIEELSNLSRERFKETFETIRENFAGTNGMFRRVFGGGKADMHLIPNEETGEVDWLESGIDIVAKPPGKEPRSIKLLSGGEKTMTSVALVMAIFQSKPSPFCLLDEVDAALDDANVERFCGVLHTFLDRSHFVIITHNKRTMQAGDQLYGVTMQERGVSKRVAVRFDQVGADGHISKEALKEAEATVSVGGAAAGEEMDGPMVETVSRSGAAMQN